A part of Aquaspirillum sp. LM1 genomic DNA contains:
- the glnL gene encoding nitrogen regulation protein NR(II) has translation MPDTAFAGLELLETATLAVSRDGSIRYVNPACENLLALSQKELLKHTLSTLFIDGRALVAGLRAAVAHDVSFTEHDLSLTTLNQIVLQVICTLTPINVAGCAALIELRPIEQQLKIANEERLLIQQAANRELIRNLAHEIKNPLGGIRGAAQLLAHELADRPELKEYLDVITHEAVRLQQLLDRLLAPNRKHILGEVNVHEVLERVRSVALAEYPQGISIRRDYDTSLPPLTADKEQLIQVVLNIMRNAIQAMHGRGQIVLRTRVARQVTLARKRYQLAMLLQIIDNGPGIPAELKDHIFYPLVTGRAEGTGLGLTIAQTYVHQHGGTVEFDSRPGHTCFTVLLPFGDKKA, from the coding sequence ATGCCCGATACCGCCTTTGCCGGCCTAGAACTGTTGGAAACCGCCACGCTGGCTGTCAGCCGCGACGGCAGCATCCGCTACGTCAACCCGGCCTGCGAAAATCTGCTGGCCCTGAGTCAGAAAGAACTGCTCAAACACACGCTGTCCACCCTGTTCATCGATGGCCGCGCCCTGGTGGCCGGCCTGCGCGCTGCGGTGGCGCACGATGTCAGCTTTACCGAACACGACCTGTCGCTGACCACGCTGAACCAGATTGTGCTGCAGGTGATCTGCACGCTCACCCCGATCAATGTGGCCGGCTGCGCGGCGCTGATTGAACTGCGCCCGATTGAACAGCAGCTGAAAATTGCCAATGAAGAACGCCTGCTGATCCAGCAAGCCGCCAACCGCGAGCTGATCCGCAACCTGGCGCATGAAATCAAGAACCCGCTGGGCGGGATTCGCGGCGCAGCACAGCTGCTGGCACACGAGCTGGCCGACCGGCCCGAGCTGAAAGAATACCTGGATGTGATCACCCACGAGGCGGTGCGCCTGCAGCAGCTGCTCGACCGCCTGCTCGCCCCCAACCGCAAGCACATCCTGGGCGAAGTGAATGTTCACGAAGTGCTGGAGCGGGTGCGCAGTGTGGCGTTGGCCGAGTACCCGCAAGGCATTTCCATCCGCCGCGACTACGACACCAGCCTGCCGCCGCTGACCGCCGACAAGGAGCAGCTGATTCAGGTGGTGCTCAATATCATGCGCAATGCCATCCAGGCCATGCACGGGCGCGGCCAGATCGTGCTGCGCACCCGGGTGGCCCGCCAGGTCACCCTGGCGCGCAAACGCTACCAGCTGGCCATGCTGCTGCAGATCATCGATAACGGCCCCGGCATTCCAGCTGAGCTGAAAGACCACATCTTTTATCCGCTGGTCACTGGCCGCGCCGAAGGCACCGGCCTGGGGCTGACCATCGCGCAAACCTATGTCCACCAGCATGGCGGCACCGTGGAATTCGACTCGCGCCCCGGCCACACCTGCTTTACCGTGCTGCTGCCCTTTGGAGACAAAAAAGCATGA
- the fabG gene encoding 3-oxoacyl-ACP reductase FabG, translated as MQFNGQVALVTGASRGIGAAIADTLAAAGAKVVGTATRADGAAAIQARLAQWGGMGVAFDVTGGAEAVDALMGQVESQFGPVAILVNNAGITRDQLLMRMKDEEWDAIMDTNLKSVYRLSKAVLRGMMKARSGRIISIASVVGVSGNPGQCNYAAAKAAIIGFSKSLAREVGSRGITVNSVAPGFIDTDMTRALPEAQRAALVQQIALGRLGEAQDIADAVAFLASEQARYITGQTIHVNGGMLMP; from the coding sequence ATGCAATTTAACGGACAGGTGGCCCTGGTCACCGGCGCTTCCCGTGGCATTGGTGCGGCGATTGCCGACACCCTGGCTGCCGCCGGAGCCAAGGTGGTGGGCACCGCCACCCGCGCCGACGGCGCTGCTGCCATTCAGGCGCGGCTGGCGCAGTGGGGCGGCATGGGCGTGGCGTTTGATGTCACTGGCGGTGCCGAGGCGGTGGATGCGCTGATGGGCCAGGTGGAAAGCCAGTTTGGGCCGGTAGCCATTCTGGTCAATAATGCCGGGATCACCCGCGACCAGCTGCTGATGCGGATGAAAGACGAGGAATGGGATGCCATCATGGATACCAACCTCAAGTCGGTGTATCGCCTGTCCAAGGCGGTGCTGCGCGGCATGATGAAGGCGCGCAGCGGTCGCATCATCAGCATTGCCTCGGTGGTGGGCGTGTCTGGCAACCCTGGCCAGTGCAACTATGCAGCCGCCAAGGCGGCCATCATCGGCTTTTCCAAGTCGCTGGCGCGTGAAGTGGGCAGCCGTGGCATTACCGTCAACAGTGTGGCACCGGGCTTTATCGACACCGACATGACCCGTGCCCTGCCAGAGGCCCAGCGCGCCGCCCTGGTGCAGCAGATTGCCCTGGGCCGGCTGGGCGAGGCGCAGGACATTGCCGACGCTGTGGCGTTTTTGGCCTCTGAGCAGGCTAGGTATATCACCGGACAGACAATCCATGTCAATGGTGGCATGCTAATGCCCTGA
- the fabD gene encoding ACP S-malonyltransferase yields the protein MTFAFLFPGQGSQSLNMMDGFSAAVVKDTFDEASEALGDDLWAMLKADSSDTINQTVNTQPLMLAAGVATFRAWLALGGAMPSVVAGHSLGEYSALVAADALDFDDAVRLVRLRAEAMQSAVPVGTGAMAAVLGLEDADIVAACTEAAQGDVVEAVNFNAPGQVVIAGSLAAVERAIAACKARGAKRALPLPVSAPSHCALMKPAALKLADALEGISISVPTVPVLHNADVASYTDPVQIRDALVRQLYSPVRWTETVRKLAADGVIRQAECGPGKVLAGLNKRIDSSLSTLALTDDAALAAALGSLNG from the coding sequence ATGACTTTTGCTTTTCTGTTTCCCGGTCAGGGCTCGCAAAGCCTGAACATGATGGACGGCTTCAGTGCCGCCGTGGTCAAGGACACCTTCGACGAAGCCAGCGAGGCGCTGGGCGATGACCTGTGGGCCATGCTCAAGGCGGACAGCAGCGACACCATCAACCAGACGGTGAACACCCAGCCGCTGATGCTGGCTGCCGGGGTAGCCACCTTCCGCGCCTGGCTGGCGCTGGGCGGAGCCATGCCCAGCGTGGTGGCCGGGCACAGCCTGGGCGAATACAGCGCGCTGGTGGCGGCGGATGCACTGGACTTTGACGACGCCGTGCGCCTGGTGCGCCTGCGTGCCGAAGCCATGCAATCGGCGGTGCCGGTGGGTACCGGTGCCATGGCTGCGGTGCTGGGGCTGGAAGATGCCGATATTGTTGCCGCCTGCACCGAAGCAGCGCAGGGCGATGTGGTGGAGGCGGTGAATTTCAACGCGCCTGGCCAGGTGGTGATTGCCGGCAGCCTGGCTGCCGTGGAGCGCGCGATTGCCGCCTGCAAGGCGCGCGGTGCCAAGCGCGCCTTGCCGTTGCCGGTGTCGGCACCGTCGCACTGCGCGCTGATGAAGCCTGCCGCGCTGAAGCTGGCCGACGCCCTGGAAGGCATTTCCATCAGCGTGCCAACCGTGCCGGTGCTGCATAACGCCGACGTGGCCAGCTACACCGATCCGGTGCAGATTCGCGATGCGCTGGTGCGCCAGCTGTATTCGCCGGTGCGCTGGACCGAAACCGTGCGCAAGCTGGCCGCCGATGGCGTCATCCGGCAGGCCGAGTGCGGGCCGGGCAAGGTGCTGGCCGGGCTGAACAAGCGCATTGACAGCAGCCTGAGCACGCTGGCGCTGACCGATGACGCCGCGCTGGCTGCCGCACTGGGCAGCCTGAACGGCTGA
- the pabC gene encoding aminodeoxychorismate lyase: protein MSTWINGLPATQLNADDRGLAYGDGLFRTLRLRDGAPLLWRWHWARLQADCAALRLPCPDAGLWLGELAAASAGVADAVAKLTLTRGAGPRGYAPPTQPQPTRIIQISPRIPPAAEFYQHGVAVYACALRLGHQPALAGVKHLNRLENVLARSEWSPPDYAEGLLCDSEGWVIEGVMSNLWIRRGRELLTPQLDRCGVSGAARAWVMEVAGSLGYQVREWRLRPADVLAADEAMLCNSLIGFWPIARYQQRRWSQFPAADALNRAWAEAG from the coding sequence ATGTCGACCTGGATCAACGGCCTGCCGGCCACACAGCTGAATGCCGACGACCGTGGCCTGGCCTATGGCGATGGCCTGTTTCGCACACTGCGCCTGCGCGATGGCGCACCCTTGCTGTGGCGCTGGCACTGGGCACGGCTGCAGGCCGATTGCGCCGCCTTGCGCCTGCCCTGCCCGGATGCCGGGTTGTGGCTGGGCGAGCTGGCCGCTGCCAGCGCTGGCGTGGCCGACGCTGTGGCCAAGCTGACCCTCACCCGGGGCGCTGGCCCGCGTGGTTACGCGCCGCCGACCCAGCCACAGCCCACCCGGATTATCCAGATCAGCCCGCGCATACCGCCTGCCGCCGAGTTCTACCAGCACGGCGTGGCGGTATACGCCTGCGCCCTGCGTCTGGGCCATCAGCCAGCGCTGGCCGGGGTCAAGCATCTGAACCGGCTGGAAAATGTGCTGGCGCGCAGTGAATGGTCGCCACCGGACTATGCCGAGGGCCTGCTGTGCGACAGCGAAGGCTGGGTGATTGAAGGCGTGATGAGCAATTTGTGGATCCGTCGGGGTCGCGAGCTGCTGACCCCGCAACTCGACCGCTGCGGCGTCAGCGGCGCAGCACGGGCCTGGGTGATGGAAGTGGCCGGCAGCCTGGGCTATCAGGTGCGCGAATGGCGGTTGCGCCCGGCGGATGTGCTGGCCGCGGATGAAGCCATGCTGTGCAACAGCCTGATTGGCTTCTGGCCGATTGCCCGCTACCAGCAACGGCGCTGGAGCCAGTTTCCCGCTGCCGATGCACTGAACCGCGCCTGGGCCGAGGCGGGTTAG
- a CDS encoding aminodeoxychorismate synthase component I, which produces MYTLPLSHTPDLVALAAANPHQFPCLLQSAGAQGWDILAAFPDSVRHYGQAEAGQLHADLAALPVGDGLADGALPFRGGWFFYLGYELLNQFEPSVPAPLDDDFPLGALLRIPAAILVNRADASAWLMAERPELLDRLIACLADAPIFDPRQPKVELIEEDPPLVFTDAVRRIQRYIREGDVFQVNVSRQWEVSLSKPYAPAEVFAALRRANPAPFSALLHLGEHAVVSSSPERLVRVAAGWADTRPIAGTHPRSPDPAEDAALRRRLIDSSKERAEHIMLIDLERNDLGRICQPGSVEVNELMAVASYSYVHHIESNVRGRKRPEVSPAQVMRALFPGGTITGCPKVRTMQIIRELETAPRRAYTGSLGYLNHDGTLDSNILIRTFMQTGSQLRFRAGAGVVADSDPERELQETRHKARGLLRALGQ; this is translated from the coding sequence ATGTATACCCTTCCGCTTTCGCATACACCTGATCTGGTTGCGCTGGCCGCCGCCAATCCGCACCAGTTTCCCTGCCTGCTGCAATCCGCCGGAGCCCAGGGCTGGGACATCCTTGCCGCGTTTCCTGACAGCGTGCGCCATTACGGCCAGGCCGAGGCCGGGCAGCTGCACGCCGACCTGGCCGCACTGCCCGTGGGCGACGGGCTGGCGGATGGGGCGCTGCCGTTTCGCGGTGGCTGGTTTTTTTATCTGGGCTACGAACTGCTCAACCAGTTTGAACCCAGCGTACCCGCGCCGCTGGACGACGACTTTCCGCTGGGCGCGCTGCTGCGCATCCCGGCGGCGATTCTGGTCAATCGGGCCGACGCCAGCGCCTGGCTGATGGCCGAGCGCCCGGAGCTGCTCGACCGGCTGATTGCCTGCCTGGCCGACGCCCCGATATTCGATCCGCGCCAGCCCAAGGTAGAACTGATTGAAGAAGACCCACCGCTGGTGTTTACCGACGCGGTGCGCCGCATCCAGCGCTATATCCGCGAAGGCGATGTGTTTCAGGTGAATGTGTCGCGGCAGTGGGAAGTCAGCCTGAGCAAGCCTTATGCCCCGGCAGAAGTGTTTGCCGCCCTGCGCCGCGCCAACCCGGCACCGTTTTCTGCCCTGCTGCACTTGGGTGAGCACGCCGTGGTCAGCTCCTCGCCCGAGCGCCTGGTGCGGGTGGCGGCTGGCTGGGCAGATACCCGCCCGATTGCCGGCACGCACCCGCGCTCACCCGATCCGGCAGAAGACGCCGCCCTGCGTCGCCGGCTGATTGACAGCAGCAAGGAGCGCGCCGAACACATTATGCTGATTGACCTGGAGCGCAATGACCTGGGGCGGATTTGCCAGCCGGGCAGCGTGGAGGTGAACGAGCTGATGGCGGTGGCCAGCTACAGCTATGTCCACCATATTGAATCCAATGTGCGTGGCCGTAAACGTCCGGAAGTCAGCCCGGCACAGGTGATGCGCGCGCTGTTTCCCGGCGGCACCATCACCGGTTGCCCCAAGGTGCGCACCATGCAGATCATCCGCGAGCTGGAAACCGCGCCGCGCCGCGCCTACACCGGCAGCCTGGGTTATCTGAACCACGATGGCACGCTGGACAGCAATATCCTGATCCGCACCTTCATGCAGACCGGCAGCCAGCTGCGTTTTCGCGCCGGTGCCGGCGTGGTAGCGGATTCCGACCCGGAACGCGAACTGCAGGAAACCCGGCACAAGGCGCGTGGGCTGCTGCGGGCATTGGGCCAGTAG
- a CDS encoding thioesterase family protein — protein MDKHYPQIGSETLTLRWGDMDAVGHLNNTLYFRLMEQARIQWLDRLGMPITPSGTGPVIGSTGCVFKQQITYPAEVEITLEVEKLGRSSLRLRHHFYVNGQHDKAYAVGEVALVWVDYSTGKSIPVPEPIRALVLEAGYVEAQ, from the coding sequence ATGGACAAACACTACCCGCAGATTGGCAGCGAAACGCTCACCCTGCGCTGGGGCGACATGGATGCCGTCGGGCATCTGAACAACACCCTGTATTTCCGACTGATGGAACAGGCACGCATCCAGTGGCTGGATCGCCTGGGCATGCCGATCACCCCGTCTGGCACCGGGCCGGTGATTGGCAGCACCGGCTGTGTGTTCAAGCAGCAGATCACCTACCCGGCTGAGGTGGAAATTACCCTGGAAGTGGAAAAACTGGGCCGCAGCAGCCTGCGTTTGCGCCACCATTTTTATGTCAATGGCCAGCATGACAAGGCGTATGCGGTAGGCGAAGTGGCGCTGGTGTGGGTGGATTATTCCACTGGCAAATCGATTCCGGTGCCCGAGCCAATTCGCGCGCTGGTGCTGGAGGCTGGCTATGTGGAAGCCCAGTAG
- the fabF gene encoding beta-ketoacyl-ACP synthase II, with protein sequence MARRRVVITGLGLVSPVGNDVATGWANIVAGQSGITRISKFDPQAMACQVAGEVRGFDVTAYIPAKDARRMDTFIHYGMAAGIQAVRDAGLEQANIDPERIGVIIGSGIGGLPMIEDTHNAFLAGGPRKISPFFIPGSISNMVSGNLSILFGYKGPSYAIVSACTTATHSIGDAARLIEYGDADVMVAGGTEATICPLAIGGFSSAKALSTRNDDPATSSRPWDAGRDGFVMGEGAGVMVLEEYEHAKQRGATIYAEVVGYGMSSDAHHMTAPCEDGDGAMRCMKNALKNAGMNPDEVDYVNAHGTSTPLGDVAETVAVKRCFGDHAYKLAVSSTKSMTGHLLGAAGGIEALFSALAVYHQILPPTINLHEPGEGCDLDYVPNTARDAKINVALSNSFGFGGTNGTLIFKRV encoded by the coding sequence TTGGCAAGACGTAGAGTCGTCATCACTGGCCTTGGCCTGGTGAGTCCGGTCGGCAACGACGTCGCTACCGGTTGGGCCAACATTGTTGCTGGCCAATCCGGTATCACCCGCATCAGCAAGTTCGATCCGCAAGCCATGGCCTGCCAGGTGGCGGGCGAAGTGCGCGGCTTTGACGTGACCGCCTACATCCCCGCCAAGGACGCCCGCCGCATGGATACCTTCATCCATTACGGCATGGCGGCCGGCATTCAGGCCGTGCGTGACGCCGGGCTGGAGCAGGCCAACATCGACCCTGAGCGGATTGGCGTGATCATCGGCTCCGGCATTGGCGGCCTGCCGATGATTGAAGACACCCACAATGCCTTTCTGGCCGGTGGCCCGCGCAAGATTTCGCCGTTTTTCATTCCCGGCTCGATCAGCAATATGGTGTCGGGCAACCTGTCCATCCTGTTTGGCTACAAGGGCCCGAGCTACGCCATTGTGTCGGCCTGCACCACTGCCACCCACTCGATTGGCGACGCGGCCCGGCTGATTGAATACGGCGATGCCGACGTGATGGTAGCCGGCGGCACCGAAGCCACCATCTGCCCGCTGGCGATTGGCGGTTTTTCCTCGGCCAAGGCGCTGTCCACCCGCAACGACGACCCGGCAACGTCCAGCCGGCCATGGGATGCAGGCCGTGACGGTTTTGTCATGGGCGAAGGTGCCGGGGTGATGGTGCTGGAAGAATACGAACACGCCAAACAGCGCGGTGCCACCATCTACGCTGAAGTGGTGGGTTACGGCATGAGCTCCGACGCCCATCACATGACCGCACCGTGTGAAGACGGTGATGGCGCGATGCGCTGCATGAAAAACGCGCTGAAAAACGCCGGCATGAACCCGGACGAAGTGGACTACGTCAATGCCCACGGCACCTCCACCCCGCTGGGCGATGTGGCAGAAACCGTGGCAGTGAAACGCTGCTTTGGCGACCATGCCTACAAGCTGGCAGTCAGCTCGACCAAATCGATGACCGGCCACCTGCTGGGTGCTGCTGGCGGGATTGAAGCCCTGTTCTCGGCGCTGGCGGTGTACCATCAGATCCTGCCGCCGACCATCAACCTGCATGAGCCGGGCGAAGGCTGCGATCTGGACTACGTGCCGAACACCGCGCGTGACGCCAAGATCAACGTTGCCCTGTCCAACTCGTTTGGCTTTGGCGGCACCAACGGCACGCTGATTTTCAAACGCGTCTGA
- a CDS encoding PAS domain-containing protein: MRHPQLAPVEVFLDPRQPIVTRTDLRGSIVYANPAFIAISGFSAAELIGQPHNIVRHPDMPKQAFADLWRTLAEGKPWRGMVKNRTKSGDFYWVEAYVTPVFEQGQHVGYMSVRTAPKRNEVADAERLYAEIRQGLAAFPATRQPWTPSLLSVGGGMVGCLLLAVLFSMLTPSSWLGVALLNGLALLAGVWMTLSVR, encoded by the coding sequence ATGCGCCACCCCCAGCTTGCACCGGTCGAAGTGTTTCTCGACCCTCGACAGCCGATTGTCACCCGCACCGATCTACGTGGCAGCATTGTCTACGCCAACCCGGCGTTTATTGCCATCAGCGGCTTCAGCGCGGCGGAACTGATTGGCCAGCCGCACAATATTGTCCGCCACCCGGACATGCCCAAGCAGGCATTTGCCGATTTATGGCGCACCCTGGCCGAGGGCAAGCCCTGGCGCGGGATGGTGAAAAACCGGACCAAGTCTGGCGATTTTTACTGGGTGGAGGCCTACGTCACCCCGGTGTTCGAGCAGGGCCAGCATGTGGGCTATATGTCGGTGCGCACCGCGCCCAAGCGCAATGAAGTGGCGGATGCCGAGCGCTTGTACGCCGAGATTCGTCAGGGCCTGGCGGCTTTTCCGGCCACCCGTCAGCCGTGGACGCCATCGCTGCTCAGTGTGGGCGGTGGCATGGTGGGCTGTTTGCTGCTGGCGGTGCTGTTCAGCATGCTGACCCCCTCGAGCTGGCTGGGGGTGGCGCTGCTCAATGGCCTGGCATTGCTGGCCGGCGTCTGGATGACATTGAGCGTGCGCTAG
- a CDS encoding DUF4124 domain-containing protein, with product MTGFRFVLRLLTVLLACLARPALANAPIYKYVDAYGNVTYSNIPVPGAKRSTLPPVQINPYTPPSALLQNRDGASRITVRPQASPDPRGSTPPSPGGYPVIDSATQRQRDTGRARILQEELNNEQKALSNARRMLKETEQHAKPDSALLRGLRDAVTEREKNITALQREISRR from the coding sequence ATGACCGGCTTTCGCTTTGTCCTTCGTCTGCTGACCGTGCTGCTGGCCTGCCTGGCCAGACCGGCGCTGGCCAATGCCCCCATCTACAAATACGTGGATGCCTACGGCAATGTCACCTACTCCAATATCCCGGTGCCCGGTGCCAAACGCAGCACCCTGCCGCCAGTACAGATCAATCCATACACCCCGCCATCGGCCCTGCTGCAAAATCGCGATGGTGCCTCACGGATCACCGTCCGCCCCCAGGCCAGCCCGGATCCACGCGGCAGCACGCCACCCAGCCCCGGCGGCTACCCGGTGATCGACAGCGCCACCCAGCGCCAGCGTGACACTGGCCGGGCGCGCATCCTGCAGGAAGAACTGAATAACGAACAAAAAGCCCTGAGCAACGCCCGGCGCATGCTGAAAGAAACCGAACAGCATGCCAAGCCAGACTCGGCGCTGCTGCGCGGCCTGCGTGACGCGGTGACCGAGCGGGAAAAAAACATCACCGCCCTGCAACGCGAAATCAGCCGGCGCTAA
- the ntrC gene encoding nitrogen regulation protein NR(I): MTPSVWIIDDDKSIRWVLEKALTRASISYASFTNADDALNAMYDSLPKVILSDIRMPGTDGLKFLATVKAEHPTLPVIVMTAHSDLDSAVAAFQGGAFEYLPKPFDVDQAVQLVERALGEAERDNAGPDAMDATPVMLGQAPAMQDVFRAIGRLSQSSVTVLITGESGSGKELVAHALHRHSNRAAKSFIAINTAAIPRDLLESELFGHERGSFTGATTQRRGRFEEAEGGTLFLDEIGDMPTELQTRLLRVLSDGFFYRVGGHQPIKANVRVIAATHQNLEDRVKQGLFREDLFHRLNVIRLRLPPLRERQEDVPLLARHFLFKSAQQLGVEPKRLSDGAMDMLKVYPFSGNVRQLENICHWLTVMAPGQTIEPGDLPPEMKEAPQASPNGMPSGDWVSALEHLADQRLKRGEIGIIDSLTHQFEAALIKTALAHTGGRRVEAAHLLGLGRNTLTRKIQELGIDGAREDDSV; encoded by the coding sequence ATGACGCCATCCGTCTGGATCATCGACGACGACAAGTCCATCCGCTGGGTGCTGGAAAAGGCGCTGACCCGCGCCAGCATCAGTTACGCCAGCTTCACCAACGCCGACGATGCGCTTAACGCGATGTATGACAGCCTGCCCAAGGTCATCCTCAGCGACATCCGCATGCCCGGTACCGATGGGCTGAAATTTCTGGCCACGGTCAAGGCAGAACACCCCACCTTGCCGGTGATCGTGATGACCGCCCACTCCGACCTGGATTCCGCCGTGGCGGCCTTCCAGGGTGGCGCGTTTGAATACCTGCCCAAGCCCTTCGACGTGGATCAGGCGGTGCAGCTGGTCGAGCGTGCGCTGGGCGAGGCCGAACGCGACAATGCCGGCCCGGACGCCATGGACGCCACCCCGGTGATGCTGGGCCAGGCCCCGGCCATGCAGGATGTGTTCCGCGCCATTGGCCGGCTGTCACAGTCGTCGGTTACCGTACTGATTACCGGCGAATCCGGCAGCGGCAAGGAACTGGTGGCGCATGCGCTGCACCGCCACTCCAACCGTGCGGCCAAGTCATTCATCGCCATCAACACCGCCGCGATTCCGCGCGACCTGCTGGAGTCCGAGCTGTTTGGCCATGAACGCGGCTCGTTTACCGGTGCCACCACCCAGCGCCGTGGCCGCTTTGAAGAAGCCGAAGGCGGCACGCTGTTTCTGGACGAAATTGGCGACATGCCCACCGAGCTGCAAACCCGCCTGCTGCGCGTGCTGTCCGACGGGTTTTTCTATCGGGTGGGCGGCCACCAGCCGATCAAGGCCAATGTGCGGGTGATTGCCGCCACCCACCAGAATCTGGAAGACCGGGTCAAGCAGGGGCTGTTCCGCGAGGATTTGTTTCACCGGCTGAACGTGATTCGCCTGCGCCTGCCGCCCCTGCGCGAACGCCAGGAAGACGTGCCGCTGCTGGCCCGCCATTTCCTGTTCAAGAGCGCGCAGCAACTGGGCGTCGAACCCAAGCGCCTGTCCGATGGGGCGATGGACATGCTCAAGGTCTATCCCTTCTCCGGCAATGTGCGCCAGCTGGAAAACATCTGCCACTGGCTGACGGTCATGGCTCCCGGCCAGACCATCGAACCGGGCGATTTGCCGCCGGAAATGAAAGAAGCACCGCAGGCCAGCCCAAATGGCATGCCCAGCGGTGATTGGGTGAGCGCGCTGGAACATCTGGCCGATCAGCGGCTCAAGCGCGGCGAAATCGGCATTATCGACAGCCTGACCCATCAGTTTGAAGCCGCGCTGATCAAAACCGCACTGGCGCATACCGGTGGCCGCCGGGTGGAAGCCGCCCACCTGCTAGGTCTGGGCCGCAACACCCTGACCCGCAAGATTCAGGAACTGGGCATCGACGGTGCCCGCGAAGACGACAGCGTTTAG
- the acpP gene encoding acyl carrier protein, whose protein sequence is MENIEARVKKIVAEQLGVNEAEVKNESSFVDDLGADSLDTVELVMALEEEFGCEIPDEDAEKITTVQQAIDYVTGHQE, encoded by the coding sequence ATGGAAAACATCGAAGCACGTGTCAAGAAGATCGTGGCCGAGCAACTGGGCGTGAACGAAGCTGAAGTGAAGAACGAATCCTCCTTCGTCGACGATCTGGGCGCGGACTCGCTCGACACCGTCGAACTGGTGATGGCGCTGGAAGAAGAATTCGGCTGCGAGATTCCGGACGAAGACGCAGAAAAGATCACCACCGTTCAGCAAGCCATCGACTACGTGACTGGCCATCAGGAATAA